One Pocillopora verrucosa isolate sample1 chromosome 10, ASM3666991v2, whole genome shotgun sequence genomic window carries:
- the LOC136283974 gene encoding tubulin monoglutamylase TTLL4-like, with amino-acid sequence MKSLSNKFMHLTNYSINKKNEGAYQANSDETVCQGHKWSLKALWGYMKRMNINHVHVWETIKDLVVKAIIASDSAVNTMVKQNVRKRSCCHELFGFDVMLDETLKPWLLEVNISPSLHSTSQLDRNIKGQMIKDLLNLAGFCIPENLITTSTSSTSNMNQFVQDKAVTGLSSDERGKHAFYVQRHLDERTKQSILDILTPDDIRMLMETEDENSRRGCFQRVFPSMSSNKYLRFFESQRYYNILLDEWTRKYMREGRSTVLGIAVLQALGEKKLHIGATSDPTHQWNCPQGITYRSSSAPALSLDHGLIKSSASAPVLLPKIKKKSTKSHTSKMSSSSATSSERTRQMLRARMKSNI; translated from the exons ATGAAAAGTTTAAGCAACAAGTTCATGCATCTGACAAATTACAGCATCAATAAAAAGAATGAAGGAGCTTACCAAGCGAATTCAGATGAAACTGTTTGTCAGGGACACAAATG GAGTTTGAAAGCTCTTTGGGGTTACATGAAACGCATGAACATCAACCATGTTCATGTTTGGGAGACAATAAAGGATTTGGTTGTCAAAGCCATCATAGC GTCTGACTCAGCGGTAAACACCATGGTGAAACAGAATGTGAGAAAAAG ATCTTGCTGTCATGAGCTTTTTGGATTTGATGTCATGTTGGATGAGACCCTTAAGCCGTGGCTACTAGAAGTGAATATATCTCCAAG TCTTCACTCCACCTCTCAACTGGACCGTAACATCAAGGGACAGATGATAAAAGACTTGTTAAACCTGGCAGGGTTTTGCATCCCAGAAAACCTGATCACAACTTCAACTTCAAG CACTAGTAACATGAACCAGTTTGTTCAAGATAAAGCTGTGACGGGTCTTTCTTCAGATGAGAGAGGAAAG CATGCGTTTTATGTTCAACGTCATCTAGACGAG CGCACGAAACAGTCAATCCTTGACATCTTGACACCAGACGACATTAGAATGCTTATGGAGACAGAAGATGAG AATAGTCGAAGAGGATGCTTTCAGAGAGTTTTTCCATCCATGTCGTCCAACAAGTATTTAAGATTCTTTGAGTCTCAG AGATATTACAACATTTTGTTGGACGAATGGACAAGAAAATACATGAGAGAAGGGCGGAGCACAGTCCTGG GAATCGCTGTTCTCCAAGCACTTGGTGAAAAGAAACTTCATATTGGGGCAACCTCGGATCCAACACATCAA TGGAATTGCCCTCAAGGTATAACGTACAGGTCCTCTTCCGCTCCAGCTCTCAGTTTGGACCACGGACTCATCAAATCAAG tgCTTCGGCTCCGGTGCTTCTGCCCAAAATAAAGAAGAAGTCAACAAAATCGCACACATCTAAG